Proteins found in one Leptolyngbya sp. CCY15150 genomic segment:
- a CDS encoding serine/threonine-protein kinase yields MIDPLMMQTLQDGKYTLSDVLGQGGFGTTYRATHRDLQQTVVIKTLSPANREHPQFAHVEHLFRDEARRLAVCTHPNIVRVSDFFTEDGIPYMVMDYIPGKTLDQVVFPLQPLPEAIAIHYIRQIGAALHLVHSNGLLHRDVKPQNIILRDGTDEVVLIDFGIAREFTPGVTQEHTSLLSVGYAPIEQYAHREKRSAATDVYGLAATLYALLTAQVPIASILRSRQPMAAPRDLQSSISTAVSQAVMRGMAVEPQFRPPTIADWLALLPEGVTTAPPTSPPVLNGLGQSVGQSGQPSQPSQPPQPAPPAAQPMTGPTLAVAPGYVPSAPMAGYSGSPSMVPAHVPSAPPAVVVHPVHTQRSQGGIWGWIFVSLAAIAAAAIMGLTVLIMQSRQSNLLNEPAVPSPEAPPVTEPPAEQPERSPSGVEPSPAPAPSPQPSPAPSPAPSPAPAPRPAPAPAPTPRPSASPSPTRDSTSGSSQDDEEENFFRQGGGPTRHRDGN; encoded by the coding sequence ATGATTGATCCGCTGATGATGCAAACCCTGCAAGACGGAAAATATACCCTATCTGACGTGTTAGGACAGGGCGGCTTTGGTACGACCTATCGGGCGACCCATCGAGATTTACAGCAAACAGTGGTGATTAAAACCCTCAGCCCTGCCAATCGTGAGCATCCTCAGTTTGCCCATGTAGAACATTTATTCCGCGATGAAGCTCGTCGCCTCGCCGTTTGCACCCATCCCAATATTGTGCGGGTGAGTGACTTTTTCACGGAGGACGGCATTCCCTATATGGTGATGGACTACATTCCAGGGAAAACCCTCGACCAAGTGGTGTTTCCCCTTCAGCCTTTGCCAGAAGCGATCGCCATTCACTACATTCGTCAAATTGGCGCAGCGCTGCACTTAGTTCACAGCAATGGTTTGCTGCATCGCGATGTCAAACCCCAGAATATTATTCTGCGAGACGGCACTGATGAAGTAGTGCTGATTGACTTTGGCATTGCCCGAGAATTTACCCCCGGCGTCACCCAGGAGCACACTAGTTTGCTGTCGGTGGGCTATGCCCCGATTGAGCAATATGCCCATCGAGAAAAACGCTCCGCCGCCACGGATGTTTATGGTCTCGCGGCTACCCTCTATGCCCTGTTGACGGCCCAAGTGCCCATTGCCTCCATTTTGCGGAGCCGTCAGCCCATGGCTGCCCCCCGAGATCTGCAGTCAAGTATCAGTACGGCGGTGAGTCAAGCGGTGATGCGAGGCATGGCCGTCGAACCCCAGTTTCGTCCGCCCACGATCGCTGACTGGCTGGCGCTGTTGCCCGAGGGGGTGACGACTGCCCCGCCGACAAGTCCCCCTGTGCTTAATGGTCTGGGCCAGTCAGTGGGCCAGTCAGGTCAACCCAGTCAACCTAGTCAACCCCCTCAACCCGCGCCACCCGCTGCGCAACCGATGACGGGCCCCACCCTGGCTGTTGCGCCGGGCTATGTGCCATCTGCTCCCATGGCTGGCTATTCTGGCTCGCCGTCGATGGTGCCAGCTCATGTGCCGTCTGCGCCGCCCGCTGTTGTGGTTCATCCCGTCCACACACAGCGATCGCAGGGGGGAATTTGGGGTTGGATATTTGTGAGCTTGGCGGCGATCGCTGCGGCTGCGATTATGGGGCTAACGGTGTTAATCATGCAGTCTCGGCAATCCAATCTGCTGAACGAGCCGGCAGTTCCCAGTCCAGAAGCGCCCCCCGTCACTGAACCGCCAGCGGAGCAACCGGAGCGATCGCCCTCTGGTGTAGAGCCCAGCCCAGCCCCAGCCCCCAGCCCCCAGCCCAGCCCAGCTCCCAGTCCAGCTCCCAGTCCAGCGCCTGCTCCGCGTCCAGCGCCAGCGCCAGCGCCCACACCGCGGCCTAGCGCATCGCCCAGCCCCACCCGAGATTCAACCTCCGGCTCATCTCAAGACGACGAGGAGGAGAATTTCTTCCGGCAAGGAGGAGGCCCCACTCGACACCGTGACGGAAACTAA